One genomic region from Stutzerimonas decontaminans encodes:
- a CDS encoding DegQ family serine endoprotease produces the protein MFNRNSCFAFIAGLAMLGQVAVAQADLPDFTPLVESASPAVVNISTKQKVQTRGATAQMPDLEGLPPIFREFFEHSIPQMPGAPGRGQQREAQSLGSGFIISDDGYVLTNNHVVAGADEIIVRLPDRSELEAKLIGADPRSDVAVLKVESKGLPTVKIGRSDELKAGEWVLAIGSPFGFDHTVTAGIVSATGRSLPNESYVPFIQTDVAINPGNSGGPLFNLKGEVVGINSQIFTRSGGFMGLSFAIPIDVAMDVANQLRTDGKVSRGWLGVVIQEVNKDLAESFGLERPAGALVAQVMDGGPAARSGLRVGDVILSLNGKPIVMSADLPHLVGALKPGSKARMEVVRDGDRKMLDVSIGAMPEEGEPVAASGGGQERSDNRLGVKVTELTEEQKKSLDLPGGVVITEILNGPAAMIGLRPGDVITHLNNQAINSAATFGRVAEQLPKNRSVSMRVLRQGRASFITFKLAE, from the coding sequence ATGTTCAATCGAAACAGCTGCTTCGCCTTTATAGCGGGGCTGGCAATGCTCGGGCAGGTCGCGGTTGCCCAGGCAGACTTGCCGGATTTCACGCCGCTGGTCGAAAGCGCCTCACCCGCCGTAGTCAACATAAGCACCAAACAGAAGGTGCAGACGCGAGGTGCTACGGCGCAGATGCCCGACTTGGAAGGGTTGCCGCCGATCTTTCGTGAATTCTTTGAACACAGCATCCCACAAATGCCGGGTGCGCCTGGGCGTGGGCAGCAACGTGAGGCGCAGTCCCTAGGCTCAGGTTTCATCATTTCCGACGACGGCTATGTGCTGACCAATAACCATGTGGTCGCTGGCGCCGATGAAATCATCGTGCGTCTGCCTGATCGCAGCGAGCTAGAGGCGAAGCTGATCGGCGCCGATCCTCGCTCCGACGTGGCGGTCCTGAAGGTCGAGAGTAAAGGCCTTCCCACGGTCAAGATCGGTCGCTCCGATGAGCTGAAGGCGGGCGAGTGGGTGCTGGCCATCGGCTCACCGTTTGGTTTCGATCACACGGTCACTGCCGGTATCGTCAGTGCTACCGGCCGTAGTCTGCCCAACGAAAGCTATGTGCCTTTCATTCAGACTGATGTGGCTATCAATCCGGGCAATTCCGGTGGGCCGCTGTTCAATCTCAAGGGTGAAGTGGTCGGTATCAACTCGCAGATCTTTACCCGCTCTGGCGGCTTCATGGGGCTTTCCTTCGCTATTCCAATTGATGTTGCGATGGATGTGGCCAATCAGCTGCGCACCGATGGCAAAGTCAGCCGTGGTTGGCTCGGTGTGGTGATCCAGGAAGTTAACAAAGATCTGGCCGAGTCCTTTGGTCTCGAGCGGCCAGCAGGCGCGCTGGTGGCTCAGGTAATGGATGGCGGCCCGGCTGCGCGCAGTGGGCTACGCGTCGGCGATGTGATCCTCAGTCTCAATGGCAAGCCGATTGTCATGTCGGCGGATCTGCCGCATCTAGTCGGTGCGCTCAAGCCTGGCAGCAAGGCTCGAATGGAAGTGGTGCGTGATGGCGATCGAAAAATGCTCGATGTCAGCATCGGCGCCATGCCCGAAGAGGGCGAGCCGGTTGCAGCTTCCGGGGGTGGCCAGGAGCGCAGCGACAATCGTCTGGGTGTGAAGGTCACCGAGTTGACCGAGGAACAAAAGAAGAGCCTCGATCTGCCCGGCGGCGTAGTGATTACCGAAATCCTCAATGGACCGGCGGCGATGATTGGTCTACGTCCCGGCGATGTGATCACTCATCTGAACAACCAGGCAATCAATTCCGCGGCGACCTTCGGTCGAGTCGCGGAGCAGTTGCCGAAGAACCGCTCGGTTTCGATGCGCGTGTTGCGGCAGGGGCGCGCGAGTTTCATTACGTTCAAGCTCGCCGAGTAA
- a CDS encoding SoxR reducing system RseC family protein has translation MIEEPGRVVALDSGAVWVETRRKSTCSGCSAKNGCGQGLMDSLGVRERRGLIRALSDLQLQVGDSVIVGIREDVLLRGAVLVYLFPLIMLMTAAATAAQFSAHEPIVILAGLGGFFVSWLFVRIRSRNAANDPKLQSVVLRAMLVGPTSP, from the coding sequence ATGATCGAAGAGCCGGGTCGGGTGGTTGCGCTGGATAGTGGCGCCGTATGGGTTGAAACTCGGCGTAAAAGCACCTGCTCCGGCTGCTCCGCAAAAAACGGTTGCGGGCAAGGGTTGATGGATAGCCTGGGTGTGCGCGAGCGCCGCGGGCTGATTCGCGCGTTGAGCGATCTTCAATTGCAGGTTGGTGATTCGGTGATCGTCGGTATCCGAGAGGATGTATTGTTGCGTGGTGCTGTCCTTGTCTATCTTTTCCCCTTGATCATGCTGATGACTGCGGCGGCGACTGCGGCCCAGTTCTCGGCGCATGAGCCTATCGTCATTCTCGCCGGGCTCGGGGGGTTCTTCGTATCCTGGCTTTTCGTGCGTATACGGAGCCGTAATGCGGCGAACGATCCGAAACTGCAGTCAGTGGTTTTACGCGCGATGCTCGTGGGGCCTACGAGTCCCTGA
- a CDS encoding MucB/RseB C-terminal domain-containing protein: MRVLPLYVVIGGWLSMPALAADAESWMGRLAVAEQKQSYTGTFVYERNGSFSSHAVWQRVEAGRVQERLLQLDGAPAEVVLVDGRMQCATDELATQVREAQAWHGQRLDPKALSEWYEFRQIGDSRVAGRAAVALAVVPRDQHRYGFELHLDRDTALPLKSLMLNEKGQLLERFQFTHFSPDAIDAQQLTPSAECKPVSVNKREANLSSIWRSDWLPEGFKLLDANERPSPASSEVVSWLSYGDGLARFSVFLEPLRGALVEDARSQMGPTVAVSKRISTADGDVMVTVVGEIPLGTAERVALSMRTGAEQAQR, translated from the coding sequence ATGCGCGTATTACCGCTGTATGTGGTGATTGGGGGCTGGCTATCTATGCCGGCCCTTGCTGCTGATGCTGAGTCTTGGATGGGCCGTCTCGCCGTGGCGGAGCAGAAGCAGAGTTACACAGGTACGTTCGTATATGAACGTAATGGCAGCTTTTCCAGCCATGCGGTTTGGCAGCGCGTCGAAGCCGGTCGTGTGCAGGAGCGCTTGCTCCAGCTGGACGGTGCGCCTGCCGAGGTTGTGCTCGTTGATGGCCGGATGCAATGCGCCACCGACGAGCTTGCCACACAGGTGCGCGAAGCCCAGGCGTGGCATGGGCAGCGTCTGGACCCAAAGGCGCTTTCCGAGTGGTATGAGTTTCGCCAGATCGGCGATTCCCGAGTTGCCGGCCGCGCTGCCGTCGCTCTAGCTGTTGTTCCGCGGGATCAACACCGCTACGGATTCGAGCTACATCTTGATCGTGACACTGCGTTACCGCTCAAGTCGCTGATGCTCAATGAAAAGGGTCAGTTACTCGAACGGTTTCAGTTCACCCATTTTTCTCCTGATGCCATCGATGCACAGCAACTGACGCCCAGTGCCGAATGCAAGCCGGTCTCGGTCAACAAGCGGGAAGCCAATCTTTCCTCGATTTGGCGGTCCGATTGGCTGCCTGAGGGGTTCAAGCTGCTTGACGCCAACGAGCGCCCTAGCCCCGCGTCATCGGAAGTCGTTTCGTGGCTATCTTACGGCGATGGTCTGGCCAGATTTTCTGTGTTCCTGGAGCCTTTGCGCGGCGCGCTGGTAGAAGATGCGCGCAGCCAGATGGGGCCGACGGTGGCCGTATCCAAGCGCATCAGTACAGCCGATGGGGATGTCATGGTGACCGTGGTTGGTGAAATCCCGCTGGGTACGGCCGAGCGTGTAGCGCTTTCCATGCGAACCGGTGCAGAACAGGCACAGCGATGA
- a CDS encoding sigma-E factor negative regulatory protein — MSREALHESLSAVMDNEADELELRRMLAGDNPELRATWSRYQLARAAMHKELIEPRLDIASAVSAALADEAAPVKAQRNGWKGLGRLAVAASVTVAVLAGVRLYNQNEVAGPQLAQQAPQPSITVPQASQGSAVLAGYSEQADATSQTAAEGAPVERWHEERLPSYVRQHAQQAAFSNGSESALPYARAASMEER, encoded by the coding sequence ATGAGTCGTGAAGCCCTGCATGAATCGCTGTCCGCGGTGATGGATAACGAAGCGGACGAGTTGGAATTACGTCGCATGCTAGCAGGCGACAACCCGGAGCTGCGTGCTACCTGGTCGCGCTATCAGCTTGCCCGTGCCGCCATGCACAAGGAGTTGATTGAGCCGCGTTTGGATATCGCTTCGGCGGTGTCGGCTGCTCTTGCCGATGAGGCTGCTCCGGTCAAGGCGCAGCGCAATGGCTGGAAAGGGCTGGGTCGTTTGGCAGTTGCAGCTTCGGTTACCGTGGCTGTCCTGGCCGGTGTGCGTCTGTACAATCAAAACGAGGTTGCTGGCCCGCAGCTGGCCCAGCAGGCACCTCAGCCAAGTATCACTGTTCCGCAGGCCAGTCAGGGGTCGGCAGTGTTGGCCGGTTACAGCGAGCAGGCAGACGCGACCTCGCAGACTGCAGCAGAAGGTGCTCCGGTTGAGCGCTGGCACGAAGAGCGTCTGCCTTCGTATGTGCGCCAGCATGCGCAGCAGGCTGCTTTTAGTAATGGATCGGAGAGCGCGCTGCCTTACGCTCGCGCGGCCAGCATGGAAGAACGTTAG
- the rpoE gene encoding RNA polymerase sigma factor RpoE, giving the protein MLTQEQDQQLVERVQRGDKRAFDLLVMKYQHKILGLIVRFVHDSHEAQDVAQEAFIKAYRALANFRGDSAFYTWLYRIAINTAKNHLVARGRRPPDSDVSSEDAEFYEGDHALKDIESPERSLLRDEIEDTVHRTIQLLPEDLRTALTLREFDGLSYEDIASVMQCPVGTVRSRIFRAREAIDKALQPLLHES; this is encoded by the coding sequence ATGTTGACTCAGGAGCAGGACCAGCAACTGGTTGAACGAGTGCAGCGTGGGGACAAGCGGGCGTTTGATCTGCTGGTGATGAAATACCAGCACAAGATCCTTGGTTTGATTGTGCGATTCGTGCATGACTCCCATGAGGCTCAGGATGTCGCTCAAGAGGCGTTTATCAAAGCCTACCGCGCACTTGCTAATTTTCGCGGCGACAGCGCGTTCTATACCTGGCTGTACCGCATCGCCATCAATACGGCGAAGAATCATCTGGTGGCGCGTGGAAGGCGGCCTCCAGATAGTGATGTAAGTTCCGAGGATGCCGAGTTCTATGAGGGCGATCATGCCCTCAAGGATATCGAGTCACCGGAGCGCTCGCTGCTCAGGGACGAGATTGAAGATACCGTTCATCGAACCATTCAACTTTTGCCGGAAGATTTGCGTACTGCTCTAACACTGCGCGAATTTGATGGTCTTAGTTATGAAGACATTGCGAGCGTCATGCAATGTCCGGTGGGCACTGTGCGATCTCGGATATTTCGAGCGCGCGAAGCCATAGATAAAGCCTTGCAACCCTTGTTGCATGAATCCTGA
- the nadB gene encoding L-aspartate oxidase, with the protein MNQVLQYDVLVIGSGAAGLTLALNLPTDLRIAVLSKGDLSNGSTYWAQGGVAAVLDTTDTVQSHVADTLVAGGGLCHEDAVRFTVEHSNEAIQWLIEQGVPFTRDDAPDREDGSFEFHLTREGGHSHRRIIHAADATGAAIFNTLLGQARKQSNIELLQQRVAVDLITEHKLGLPGRRCLGAYVLNRGTGEVETFQSRFVVLATGGAAKVYLYTSNPDSACGDGIAMAWRAGCRVGNLEFNQFHPTCLYHPQAKSFLVTEALRGEGALLKLPNGERFMPRFDAREELAPRDIVARAIDHEMKRLGIDCVYLDISHKPAEFIRNHFPTVYERCLEYGIDITSQPIPVVPAAHYTCGGVVVDQAGRTDIPGLYAIGETSFTGLHGANRMASNSLLECFVYGRAAAQDILRELPKATNSATLPAWDASQVTDSDEDVIIAHNWDELRRFMWDYVGIVRTNKRLMRAQHRVRLLLSEIDEFYSNYKVSRDLLELRNLALVADLMIRSAMERKESRGLHYTLDYPELLPQAVDTILAPPTYVD; encoded by the coding sequence ATGAACCAGGTTCTACAATACGACGTCTTGGTTATCGGAAGCGGCGCCGCCGGATTGACTCTGGCGCTCAACCTGCCGACAGATCTTCGCATAGCGGTACTCAGCAAGGGGGACCTGTCCAACGGCTCCACCTACTGGGCCCAAGGCGGCGTCGCGGCAGTGCTGGACACTACTGATACCGTGCAATCTCATGTCGCGGACACGCTAGTTGCTGGCGGCGGGCTCTGCCACGAGGATGCCGTCCGCTTCACCGTCGAGCACAGCAACGAAGCGATACAGTGGCTCATCGAGCAGGGCGTGCCCTTCACCCGCGACGATGCACCTGACCGCGAGGATGGAAGTTTCGAATTCCACCTCACCCGCGAGGGCGGCCATAGTCATCGACGCATCATTCATGCCGCCGACGCCACCGGCGCAGCCATATTCAATACGCTGCTTGGACAGGCCAGAAAACAGAGCAATATCGAGCTCCTACAGCAACGCGTCGCAGTAGACCTGATCACCGAGCACAAACTTGGCCTGCCAGGCAGGCGCTGCCTGGGTGCTTACGTGCTTAATCGCGGCACTGGCGAAGTGGAAACCTTCCAGTCACGATTCGTGGTGCTGGCTACCGGCGGCGCGGCGAAGGTCTACCTGTACACCAGCAACCCGGACAGCGCCTGCGGCGACGGCATCGCCATGGCCTGGCGCGCGGGCTGCCGTGTCGGCAACCTGGAATTCAACCAGTTTCACCCAACCTGCCTCTATCACCCGCAAGCCAAGAGCTTCCTGGTAACCGAGGCCCTGCGCGGCGAAGGCGCACTGCTCAAGCTGCCGAACGGCGAGCGCTTCATGCCACGCTTCGATGCCCGTGAGGAGCTTGCCCCCCGCGACATCGTCGCGCGCGCGATCGACCATGAAATGAAGCGCCTGGGCATCGACTGCGTCTATCTGGACATCAGCCACAAGCCGGCCGAATTCATCAGAAACCACTTCCCCACCGTCTATGAGCGCTGCCTGGAATACGGCATCGACATCACCAGCCAGCCGATCCCGGTAGTCCCCGCCGCACACTACACCTGCGGCGGCGTGGTCGTGGATCAGGCGGGACGCACCGACATTCCCGGGCTATATGCCATTGGTGAAACGAGCTTCACGGGCCTGCATGGAGCCAATCGCATGGCCAGCAATTCTCTGCTCGAATGCTTTGTCTATGGTCGCGCCGCCGCTCAGGACATCTTGCGGGAGCTGCCAAAAGCCACCAACAGCGCAACGCTACCCGCCTGGGATGCCAGTCAGGTCACCGACTCCGACGAGGACGTCATCATCGCGCACAACTGGGACGAGCTGCGGCGCTTCATGTGGGACTACGTCGGCATCGTCCGCACCAACAAGCGACTGATGCGCGCACAACACCGGGTGCGCCTGCTGCTGAGCGAAATCGACGAGTTTTACAGCAATTACAAGGTCAGTCGCGATTTGCTAGAACTGCGCAACCTCGCACTGGTAGCCGACCTAATGATTCGCTCGGCCATGGAGCGCAAGGAAAGCCGCGGGCTTCACTACACGCTCGACTACCCGGAACTGCTGCCCCAGGCTGTTGACACTATTCTGGCGCCGCCCACCTACGTCGACTGA
- a CDS encoding protein YgfX has protein sequence MSSPSSTPFECRWRSSGLLLVLYLAAQALALAAILLSSAPFWLQLACLFLCLVHAVYVLPRSILLSSRNAWRGLRHDERGWSLWSERQGWRPIQLLPESLALPLVVVLRFRLPGRRVTGSVCVPCDALPREQHRRLRVRLKFSRRRWAAPE, from the coding sequence GTGTCCAGCCCGAGTAGCACACCCTTCGAGTGCCGATGGCGATCTTCCGGTCTGCTATTGGTGCTTTATCTTGCCGCCCAGGCGCTTGCCCTGGCGGCGATCCTGCTGTCGTCTGCGCCGTTCTGGCTGCAGCTGGCTTGCCTGTTTCTGTGCCTCGTCCACGCGGTGTACGTATTACCGCGCAGCATTCTGCTGTCCAGTCGGAATGCCTGGCGCGGCCTGCGTCATGATGAACGTGGCTGGTCTCTCTGGAGTGAGCGGCAAGGGTGGCGGCCGATCCAGTTGCTGCCTGAAAGTCTCGCACTGCCGCTCGTGGTGGTTCTGCGTTTTCGTCTGCCGGGGCGGCGTGTAACCGGCAGCGTTTGTGTGCCCTGCGACGCGCTACCGCGAGAGCAGCATCGTCGCTTGCGGGTTCGACTCAAGTTCAGTCGACGTAGGTGGGCGGCGCCAGAATAG